The Seleniivibrio woodruffii genome window below encodes:
- a CDS encoding NfeD family protein, whose translation MKKLLLSLLLLTVFASAQAKEILVVDVKGIISGYTHNYLKEALQKATDEDAALLVRIDTPGGLLDSTRKIVQMFLETKTPVIVFVAPQGARAGSAGTFITLSANYAAMAEGSNIGAAHPVDISGKDIQGEMAQKIENDTVAFIKSIAEKRGRNAEAAVATVTDSVSYTAKEALENGLIDAVANTNPEVVKLAAAKLGFEAGGITTLKPTPMQKTAFFLSDPNILILLLFIGVAAIFLEFKMPGTFVFAGIGIVALVLFMAGINIIPVNTLALLLILAGLGLLVAEVFIPSFGLLTLAAVACMGFGMYLMFSREGNMGIGVSFWLIFGVIGTIAALVILLGRLLMKDHKKQTVTGSEGMVGKVGTISDWADGHGHIFIHGELWKAKSPISFNKNDSAKVKEVSGMILILEEEKND comes from the coding sequence ATGAAAAAACTGCTTTTGTCCCTGCTTCTGCTGACAGTTTTCGCCTCCGCACAGGCAAAAGAGATACTTGTTGTGGATGTGAAGGGCATAATCAGCGGGTATACCCACAACTATCTGAAAGAGGCTCTGCAAAAGGCCACGGATGAGGATGCCGCACTTCTGGTGCGTATAGATACCCCCGGCGGGCTTCTGGATTCCACCAGAAAGATAGTCCAGATGTTTCTGGAGACGAAGACACCGGTCATAGTCTTTGTTGCGCCTCAGGGAGCGAGGGCAGGTTCGGCGGGAACTTTTATAACGCTGTCGGCTAACTACGCCGCAATGGCGGAAGGCTCGAACATCGGAGCGGCGCACCCTGTGGACATATCCGGAAAGGATATTCAGGGTGAGATGGCGCAGAAGATAGAGAACGACACTGTGGCGTTCATAAAATCCATTGCAGAGAAGCGGGGCAGAAATGCCGAGGCCGCAGTGGCCACAGTGACCGATTCCGTGAGCTACACGGCAAAAGAAGCTCTGGAAAATGGGCTGATAGACGCAGTGGCGAACACCAACCCCGAAGTGGTCAAACTGGCCGCCGCAAAACTGGGATTCGAAGCGGGCGGAATAACCACGCTGAAACCCACGCCGATGCAGAAGACGGCATTTTTCCTCAGCGACCCCAACATACTTATCCTCTTGCTGTTCATAGGGGTTGCGGCTATATTCCTTGAATTCAAGATGCCCGGAACCTTCGTTTTCGCAGGAATAGGCATAGTGGCTCTGGTGCTGTTCATGGCGGGAATAAACATCATCCCCGTGAACACCCTTGCTCTGCTGCTCATCCTTGCAGGCCTGGGGCTGCTGGTGGCCGAGGTTTTCATACCCAGTTTCGGACTTCTGACTCTGGCCGCAGTTGCGTGTATGGGATTCGGCATGTATCTTATGTTTTCAAGAGAGGGCAACATGGGTATAGGTGTGTCATTCTGGCTTATTTTCGGAGTAATCGGAACCATTGCCGCACTGGTGATACTGCTGGGCAGACTGCTTATGAAAGACCATAAAAAGCAGACCGTAACGGGTTCGGAAGGCATGGTGGGCAAGGTCGGAACCATATCGGACTGGGCTGACGGACATGGGCATATTTTTATTCATGGTGAACTTTGGAAAGCAAAAAGCCCGATTAGTTTTAATAAAAACGATTCCGCAAAGGTCAAAGAGGTCAGCGGAATGATACTTATTCTGGAGGAGGAGAAAAATGACTAA
- the trmB gene encoding tRNA (guanosine(46)-N7)-methyltransferase TrmB, translating into MTEDRIKIQLNFQNDLFLYSEALYPQIEKIQKFSHGGEYSAYERLTPKDFFDTDRPFNVEIGIGNGEFLSEYAKANPDQNYLGFEVMKRIFNRAITKSRQIKNNNIRLMHFDATFIVSILEDGCVDNFYVNFPDPWPKKKHLKRRLLKTEFIQLMARKLKPGGTLCMATDQIDYALEIAENLKPVEDLKSVYNTVYIDRLDDYLPTKYYRKFVPELGVSFFRLKKTDGK; encoded by the coding sequence ATGACAGAAGACCGAATTAAAATCCAGCTAAATTTTCAGAACGACTTATTTCTCTATTCCGAAGCACTCTATCCGCAGATAGAAAAGATACAGAAGTTCAGCCACGGCGGCGAATACTCTGCATATGAGCGTCTCACACCTAAAGACTTTTTCGACACGGACAGACCCTTTAACGTTGAGATAGGTATAGGCAACGGCGAGTTTCTCTCGGAATATGCCAAGGCGAACCCCGACCAGAACTATCTGGGGTTTGAGGTTATGAAACGGATCTTCAACCGTGCGATAACCAAGTCCAGACAGATAAAGAATAACAACATCCGCCTGATGCATTTCGACGCAACATTTATAGTTTCCATCCTTGAGGACGGCTGTGTGGACAACTTTTATGTGAACTTCCCCGACCCCTGGCCCAAGAAAAAACACCTGAAACGCAGACTGCTGAAAACCGAGTTTATTCAGCTGATGGCAAGAAAACTCAAGCCCGGCGGCACTCTGTGCATGGCCACCGACCAGATAGACTATGCTCTTGAGATAGCCGAAAACCTGAAACCTGTTGAAGATTTGAAAAGTGTGTACAATACTGTATACATAGACAGGCTGGACGACTATCTGCCTACTAAATATTACAGAAAGTTCGTGCCCGAACTGGGTGTAAGTTTCTTCCGCCTGAAAAAAACCGACGGGAAATAA
- a CDS encoding DUF805 domain-containing protein — protein MQWYLKAWKNWSDFKGRATRTEYWMFTLFNFAAYAVLGFLDFFAGLSLLDALYSLAVLIPLLAVTVRRLHDTDRSGFWIFILLVPFIGLIVLIVFLAQESRTDNRYGTNPKKTAEY, from the coding sequence ATGCAGTGGTATCTGAAAGCATGGAAAAACTGGTCGGATTTTAAAGGCAGAGCAACCCGCACTGAATACTGGATGTTCACCCTGTTCAACTTTGCGGCATACGCAGTTCTGGGATTTCTGGATTTTTTCGCCGGACTCTCTCTTCTTGATGCGCTCTATTCTCTTGCTGTGCTTATTCCCCTTCTGGCGGTGACAGTGCGCAGACTCCACGACACAGACCGTTCCGGCTTCTGGATATTTATCCTGCTGGTTCCTTTCATAGGTCTGATAGTGCTGATAGTTTTTCTGGCGCAGGAAAGCCGCACGGACAACAGATACGGAACAAATCCCAAAAAGACCGCCGAATACTGA
- the rpmB gene encoding 50S ribosomal protein L28, which translates to MARRCEICGKGPMFGHQISHAHNVSRRVFYPNVHKIRVVVDGEVVRKTVCTKCMKAGKVQKA; encoded by the coding sequence ATGGCCAGAAGATGTGAAATCTGCGGTAAAGGCCCCATGTTCGGTCACCAGATCAGCCACGCTCATAATGTATCAAGAAGGGTGTTCTATCCCAATGTACATAAAATCAGAGTTGTTGTGGACGGTGAAGTAGTGCGTAAAACTGTATGCACTAAATGCATGAAAGCGGGCAAAGTTCAGAAAGCGTAA